One segment of Fibrobacter sp. UWB11 DNA contains the following:
- a CDS encoding FISUMP domain-containing protein — protein sequence MSKRVALIAFVFCSVFATLVACSSSKNATVVSDDAAVKSETSSREILVDSRDGQVYRTMKIGEQTWMAENLNYKTDGSECLNNLDVNCARFGRLYEWGNAMDSSAVFAKNGEGCGLWVSCSPTYPVRGICPAGWHLPSHDEWKKLISLLDKKDTVGFVPRLMNERRIYKDVGFWSSTIYDEDRAYRLFSYNNDISLDKHSKYMDNYIRCIMDEDGQGIPTSSLLRTEHSMVDSRDGHVYRTVNIGDQTWMAENLSYDMAGSECWADDSTCDVRGRYYGWDNAKNACPVGWHLPSIAEWYTLFSAVGGQRVAGKTLKAKTGWDRCDDCEDEYGFSAMSTGIAYSTVQVSDGNADFWSFAESDSNHAYFMSLAFYTDMANIIDQDYSARSSIRCVKDGAREKVNPASLPVKVEKGVESFMTDKRDGQTYKTIKIGEQTWMAENLNYDVPGKSYCYGKIPSNCAKYGRLYENRIAMEVCPAGFHLPSPSEWETLFNAVGGQFIAGSVLKSKKGWINDGNGMDPFGFSAIPAGYGSSVDREEGKSANFWCSQEADDKNFYYVKLKHDVFYADMNRFQSDFFSVRCVMD from the coding sequence ATGAGTAAACGTGTTGCGTTAATTGCTTTTGTTTTTTGCTCTGTTTTTGCAACGCTTGTCGCCTGCAGTTCTTCTAAAAATGCAACGGTGGTTTCTGATGATGCTGCTGTAAAATCAGAAACGTCATCTCGCGAGATTCTTGTGGACTCTCGCGATGGTCAAGTCTATAGGACCATGAAAATAGGTGAGCAAACATGGATGGCCGAAAATTTGAACTATAAAACGGATGGCAGTGAATGCCTAAATAATCTCGACGTTAATTGCGCTCGATTTGGACGTTTATACGAATGGGGCAATGCTATGGATAGTTCTGCGGTATTTGCAAAAAATGGTGAAGGCTGTGGACTATGGGTATCGTGTTCTCCGACTTATCCGGTGCGTGGAATTTGCCCTGCGGGCTGGCATCTACCTTCTCACGATGAATGGAAAAAGTTGATCTCTTTATTAGATAAAAAAGATACGGTGGGGTTTGTGCCCAGGTTGATGAATGAGCGTAGAATATATAAAGATGTTGGCTTTTGGAGTTCTACCATATATGATGAAGATCGGGCGTATAGGTTGTTTTCCTATAATAACGATATATCTTTAGACAAACATTCTAAGTATATGGATAATTACATTCGTTGCATAATGGATGAAGATGGACAAGGAATTCCGACGTCGTCATTATTGCGCACAGAACATTCCATGGTTGATTCCCGCGATGGTCATGTGTATAGAACAGTAAATATAGGCGACCAAACATGGATGGCCGAAAATTTAAGCTATGACATGGCGGGCTCTGAATGTTGGGCTGATGATAGTACGTGCGATGTACGAGGTCGTTATTACGGATGGGATAATGCGAAAAATGCATGTCCTGTAGGTTGGCATTTGCCGTCAATTGCGGAATGGTATACCTTGTTCTCTGCTGTTGGGGGGCAACGTGTAGCGGGTAAGACGCTCAAGGCTAAAACAGGTTGGGATCGTTGCGACGATTGTGAAGATGAATATGGATTTTCTGCAATGTCTACAGGTATTGCTTATTCAACGGTTCAAGTCTCTGATGGAAATGCAGATTTTTGGAGCTTTGCAGAAAGTGATTCAAACCATGCATATTTCATGTCCTTGGCTTTCTATACGGATATGGCGAATATTATCGACCAGGATTATTCGGCGCGGTCTTCGATTCGTTGCGTTAAGGATGGTGCTAGAGAAAAGGTTAATCCTGCAAGCTTACCGGTGAAAGTCGAAAAAGGTGTTGAGTCCTTTATGACGGACAAACGTGACGGACAAACTTATAAAACCATAAAAATTGGTGAACAGACGTGGATGGCGGAGAATTTGAATTATGATGTTCCCGGTAAAAGTTATTGCTATGGCAAAATTCCGAGTAACTGTGCCAAGTACGGTCGTCTTTACGAAAACCGCATAGCTATGGAGGTTTGCCCTGCAGGTTTTCATTTGCCGTCTCCATCGGAATGGGAAACGTTGTTTAATGCCGTGGGTGGGCAATTCATTGCAGGGAGTGTACTCAAGTCTAAAAAAGGCTGGATAAATGATGGAAATGGAATGGATCCGTTTGGATTTTCGGCAATTCCCGCTGGCTATGGCTCTAGTGTTGATAGGGAAGAAGGCAAGTCTGCCAATTTTTGGTGCTCTCAGGAGGCTGATGATAAAAATTTCTATTACGTGAAATTGAAGCATGATGTCTTTTATGCTGATATGAATCGTTTTCAAAGCGACTTTTTTTCCGTTCGCTGCGTGATGGATTAG